The window TCGTAGTGGTGACGTCGCGAGTGATTGCGTGTGCCACTGGCCTCCTTTGCCAGTGTCGAGCGGTGCGCCCCGTAGGCGAAGTCACTCCGTGACTCGCAACCGCTGTTTGGCGAGTAAAAAACGCCTTCGCTCATTGCCAAAAGCTGGTTCGTGCGCCATCGCTTGCTTCCTCTCAGCCTTTGCATTTTCGCGCAACTCAACCTCACTTTAAAGCAATTTTGTAATGCATTGACGATTGACCATCGCATCCTTAAAACGGGTGTCGCATCCCATGAATTGCCCCTAAGGAATTGGTCAATGTCCGAAGAAACGTTGGGCGTCACAACTTGTTCGCATTGTCAAAAGCGATATCGAATTCTGAAGAAGCAGGCAAAGTTTGTAGGCAAGGAAATCTCCTGCCCCAAGTGCCATCGCACCTTCGTTGTCGCGATTGAGACTCCCTCGCCGCTCGAGAATGCTGCTGTTCAACAAGCGGCCGATCAACAGCAGGCGTCTCCGAGTGCCGAAAGCAATCCTGCGACGTCAACGGAGGTCACGAAGACTCGCCGCAAGAAGCGAAAGAAAGCCGAGATTCGCCAAGAGTATTACGACCAAATTCGAGAAAACCTGCCCGTGTACATGTCTCGGCTGAAGGCAATGCAGGAGCAGGAATCGAGTTCCGAAGAACAAGTTCGGGTTTGGTGCATCGACGTTCTGCGGGCGGCACTTGGGCATGATGACGCCGACATCGATACAGAAATGTCCGCACTAGGACAGCGAATCGATATAGCGATCAAGCATGATGGCAAAGTCCTGATAGTGATCGAGTGCAAAAACATTCGCAACAAGTTGCCGAACTCAACCCGCGATCAAGCAGTCGCCTATGCGACGAGTAAATCTGCCGACTGGGCTGTGGTCACCAATGGCGTAATTTGGAAGCTCTTTCGCATCATTCCCATCAAAGGCCATGATCCCAAAGTCGTGCAGGTATTTGATGTTGCCTTGTTTGATGAGGACGGGCTGAGCGACTTCGATGTGCAGTGTCTCTACTTACTCACGCAGCGCGCCTTACTGAGCGGAGAGGCGGACAAGGAGTTTCATCTGCAAGA is drawn from Anatilimnocola floriformis and contains these coding sequences:
- a CDS encoding type I restriction enzyme HsdR N-terminal domain-containing protein; its protein translation is MRHRLLPLSLCIFAQLNLTLKQFCNALTIDHRILKTGVASHELPLRNWSMSEETLGVTTCSHCQKRYRILKKQAKFVGKEISCPKCHRTFVVAIETPSPLENAAVQQAADQQQASPSAESNPATSTEVTKTRRKKRKKAEIRQEYYDQIRENLPVYMSRLKAMQEQESSSEEQVRVWCIDVLRAALGHDDADIDTEMSALGQRIDIAIKHDGKVLIVIECKNIRNKLPNSTRDQAVAYATSKSADWAVVTNGVIWKLFRIIPIKGHDPKVVQVFDVALFDEDGLSDFDVQCLYLLTQRALLSGEADKEFHLQESLSDRRMLGAINEEKSVRLLAKLLSLSYRKAFGVTVKLDAEDVKERLGQLFRPADL